In Paenibacillus sonchi, a single genomic region encodes these proteins:
- a CDS encoding sulfate ABC transporter substrate-binding protein, with protein MKKGIKKGLITGFALLLTAGLAACGNNNSGNGAAPATDAPAASNAAATAEAAKAPAKDPVELLNVSYDPTRELYENYNKAFSAYWEKETGQKVTVKQSHGGSGAESRAVQEGLEADVVTLALGYDIDALKDKGLINEGWESKFEHNSSPYTSTIVFLVRKGNPKGIKDWPDLLKEGVEVITPNPKTSGGARWNYLAAWGYALDHNNNDEAKAQEFVQELFKHVPVLDTGARGATTTFVERGIGDVLIAWENEAYLSIKELGPDKFEIVNPSESILAEPPVAVVDKVVDKRGTREAAEAYLKYLYTEEGQKIAADNYYRPTLESVKEEYKDKFPEIKLFTLADKFGTWKETQEKHFNDGGIFDKIYVPGAK; from the coding sequence ATGAAAAAAGGGATCAAAAAGGGACTAATCACGGGATTCGCATTATTATTGACAGCAGGTCTTGCGGCTTGCGGCAATAACAATTCAGGCAATGGGGCGGCCCCAGCAACAGATGCACCGGCAGCAAGCAATGCGGCTGCAACAGCAGAAGCTGCCAAGGCTCCGGCAAAAGATCCGGTAGAGCTGCTGAATGTATCCTACGACCCGACACGCGAGCTGTACGAGAATTATAACAAGGCGTTCTCCGCCTATTGGGAGAAAGAAACGGGCCAGAAGGTTACGGTCAAACAGTCGCATGGCGGTTCCGGCGCCGAAAGCCGGGCGGTGCAGGAAGGCCTGGAAGCGGATGTGGTCACTCTTGCCCTAGGCTACGACATTGACGCACTGAAGGACAAGGGGCTGATCAATGAAGGCTGGGAAAGCAAATTCGAGCATAACAGCTCCCCATACACCTCGACGATTGTGTTCCTGGTACGCAAAGGCAACCCCAAAGGCATCAAGGACTGGCCGGATCTGCTGAAAGAAGGGGTGGAAGTCATCACGCCGAATCCGAAAACCTCCGGAGGGGCACGCTGGAACTATCTTGCCGCCTGGGGCTATGCGCTTGACCACAACAACAATGATGAAGCCAAAGCGCAGGAATTTGTCCAGGAGCTGTTCAAGCACGTGCCCGTGCTGGATACCGGAGCGCGCGGGGCGACCACAACCTTTGTAGAGCGGGGAATCGGCGATGTGCTGATTGCCTGGGAGAATGAAGCCTACCTGTCGATCAAGGAGCTGGGCCCCGACAAATTCGAAATCGTCAACCCGTCCGAGAGCATTCTGGCCGAACCGCCGGTGGCTGTAGTAGACAAGGTCGTGGACAAAAGAGGCACCCGTGAGGCAGCCGAAGCCTACCTGAAGTATCTCTACACCGAAGAGGGGCAAAAAATCGCTGCCGACAACTACTACCGTCCGACCCTGGAGAGCGTGAAAGAGGAATATAAGGACAAATTCCCTGAGATCAAGCTGTTCACACTCGCAGATAAATTCGGAACCTGGAAAGAAACCCAGGAGAAGCATTTCAATGACGGCGGGATTTTCGACAAAATTTATGTGCCTGGCGCCAAATAA
- the cysT gene encoding sulfate ABC transporter permease subunit CysT — translation MNRSMNVTITAPVRGKVLPGFGLTMGYSVLYLSLVVLLPLSALLFNSTGLSWAKFWDIATDPRVLASYRVSLSTAAMAALADAFLGLLLAWVLVRYEFPGKRIFDALIDLPFALPTAVAGVSLTALYSQNGWIGSLLEPLGLKIAFTPLGITLALMFIGIPFVVRTVQPVLEDLDRDMEEASATLGAGRWRTFRSIVIPELIPPLLTGFALAFARGIGEYGSVVFISGNMPMRTEIAPLLIMSKLEQFDYAGATAVALLLLLISFLMLLVINTLQRWARKTSR, via the coding sequence ATGAACAGGTCAATGAATGTCACTATTACGGCTCCAGTGCGGGGCAAGGTGCTGCCGGGCTTCGGGCTTACGATGGGCTACAGCGTGCTCTATCTGAGTCTTGTCGTATTGCTGCCGCTATCGGCACTGTTATTTAATTCGACGGGACTGAGCTGGGCCAAATTCTGGGATATCGCGACGGACCCGCGCGTCCTGGCTTCGTACCGGGTCAGCTTGAGCACTGCGGCAATGGCAGCCTTAGCCGATGCTTTTCTGGGACTGCTGCTGGCTTGGGTGCTGGTGCGCTATGAGTTTCCGGGCAAAAGGATATTCGACGCCCTGATCGATCTGCCGTTCGCGCTCCCGACAGCTGTAGCAGGTGTTTCCCTGACGGCGCTGTATTCGCAAAATGGCTGGATCGGCTCGCTGCTGGAGCCGTTGGGGCTTAAGATCGCCTTCACACCGCTGGGCATTACGCTTGCGCTGATGTTCATCGGCATTCCCTTTGTCGTCCGTACCGTTCAGCCGGTGCTGGAGGACTTGGACCGGGATATGGAGGAGGCTTCGGCAACGCTGGGAGCGGGACGCTGGCGGACCTTCCGCAGCATCGTGATCCCGGAGCTGATCCCGCCGCTGCTTACCGGCTTTGCGCTGGCGTTTGCCCGGGGGATCGGGGAATACGGGTCCGTGGTATTCATCTCCGGCAATATGCCGATGCGCACAGAGATTGCTCCGCTGCTTATCATGTCGAAGCTGGAGCAGTTTGATTATGCCGGGGCGACCGCAGTAGCACTGCTGCTGCTGTTGATCTCTTTCCTGATGCTGCTTGTCATTAACACGCTGCAGCGCTGGGCCCGCAAGACTTCGCGGTAA
- a CDS encoding YezD family protein — protein sequence MAKPLKVDEVWLARIAELLDNMEFGSLHIVVHEGQIVQMERTERKRFENSTANARYSGEAGSRRTDSRSAGRG from the coding sequence ATGGCTAAGCCACTGAAAGTGGATGAGGTATGGCTTGCGCGGATTGCGGAGCTTTTGGACAATATGGAATTCGGTTCCCTGCACATCGTGGTGCATGAAGGGCAAATTGTGCAGATGGAGCGGACCGAGCGCAAGCGCTTTGAGAACAGCACTGCAAATGCACGTTATAGTGGAGAGGCCGGAAGCCGGCGGACCGATTCCCGTTCTGCGGGACGAGGGTGA
- the cysW gene encoding sulfate ABC transporter permease subunit CysW, translating to MAGTVPMAAPRPRRSAASPATTESSAVKWLLVAAAGLVLFGLIALPLIVVLTEALKRGWDVFLAALTDPDAASALRLTLLVAAITVPLNTLFGVMAAWVVTKFRFRGKGFLITLIDLPFAVSPVIGGLIFVLVFGSNGWFGSWLSAHDIKIVFALPGIVLATLFVTFPFVARELIPLMEDQGTQEEEAAITLGAHGWQIFWRVTLPNIKWGLLYGIILCNARAMGEFGAVSVVSGHIRGETNTLPLHVEILYNEYQFSASFGVASLLLLLALVTMIVKSWLTRKSAH from the coding sequence ATGGCTGGTACTGTCCCTATGGCTGCACCCAGACCGCGCCGGAGTGCAGCTTCCCCTGCAACCACGGAATCCTCTGCCGTGAAGTGGCTGCTGGTCGCAGCGGCTGGTCTTGTGCTGTTCGGGCTGATCGCACTGCCGCTGATCGTGGTGCTGACAGAAGCGCTGAAGCGGGGCTGGGATGTCTTCCTGGCGGCGCTGACCGATCCTGATGCCGCTTCAGCACTGCGGCTGACGCTGCTGGTTGCTGCAATCACCGTGCCGCTGAATACCCTGTTCGGGGTGATGGCCGCTTGGGTGGTGACCAAGTTCCGTTTTCGCGGCAAAGGGTTTCTGATTACGCTGATTGACCTGCCTTTTGCCGTATCGCCGGTCATCGGCGGGCTGATCTTTGTGCTTGTCTTCGGCTCGAACGGCTGGTTCGGGTCCTGGCTCAGCGCCCATGACATTAAGATTGTTTTTGCCCTTCCGGGCATCGTGCTCGCCACATTGTTTGTGACCTTTCCTTTTGTGGCCCGCGAGCTGATTCCGCTGATGGAGGACCAGGGCACGCAGGAGGAGGAAGCGGCGATTACCCTCGGGGCTCATGGCTGGCAGATTTTCTGGCGCGTAACGCTGCCGAATATCAAATGGGGGCTGTTGTACGGAATTATCCTCTGCAATGCGCGGGCGATGGGAGAGTTCGGTGCAGTATCCGTTGTATCCGGGCATATTCGCGGGGAGACGAACACGCTGCCGCTGCATGTTGAAATTTTGTATAACGAATATCAGTTCTCGGCTTCCTTCGGCGTTGCTTCGCTGCTGCTGCTGCTCGCTTTGGTAACGATGATCGTAAAAAGCTGGCTTACACGCAAAAGTGCGCATTGA
- a CDS encoding response regulator transcription factor, whose product MPTIMVVDDDVFVRQLAGLLLRDEGMDVVEKTDGLEAWDYYLHHSVDLIILDIMMPGMDGWELCRKLREAGDKPMLMVTAKKESLDKVKGFRLGTDDYLTKPFDPMEMVMRVKALLKRYRIATSHIVKLGRVILDKTSYQVHFFDTGGEWTLPLKEFELLYKLASYPGQIFTRDMLIRDIWGYAFNGDERTVDTHVKRLRDKFEQYAEDFRIVTMRGMGYRLEVYRD is encoded by the coding sequence TTGCCGACGATTATGGTAGTGGATGACGACGTCTTTGTCCGCCAACTGGCAGGGCTGTTATTAAGAGACGAAGGTATGGACGTCGTAGAGAAAACGGATGGTCTCGAAGCCTGGGATTATTACTTGCATCATTCCGTTGATTTAATCATTTTGGATATTATGATGCCCGGCATGGACGGTTGGGAGCTGTGCAGAAAGCTGCGGGAGGCCGGGGACAAGCCGATGCTGATGGTCACGGCCAAAAAGGAGTCGCTGGACAAAGTCAAAGGCTTCCGGTTGGGGACGGACGATTATTTGACCAAACCTTTTGATCCGATGGAGATGGTCATGCGGGTCAAGGCGCTGCTCAAAAGGTATCGGATCGCTACCTCCCATATCGTGAAGCTCGGTCGAGTCATTCTCGATAAAACGAGCTACCAGGTTCACTTTTTCGATACGGGCGGGGAATGGACTCTTCCTTTAAAAGAATTTGAGCTGCTTTACAAACTGGCCAGTTATCCCGGGCAAATTTTTACGCGCGACATGCTGATCCGCGACATCTGGGGTTACGCGTTCAATGGGGATGAACGCACCGTGGACACGCATGTCAAACGTCTGCGCGACAAGTTCGAGCAGTATGCCGAAGATTTCCGCATCGTAACGATGCGCGGCATGGGCTACCGTCTGGAGGTGTATCGTGATTAA